CTCTTCCTTCCACTTCTGTATTTTGGAAAAGCTAAGGCTGTAAAAGGTAGTAGTTTAACTGTTAGGTATCAGTTGGAACATCAAGATGAATGAGTAACTAAGTGTCGGGTCGACCAAATTAAACAAATGATAGCTCAAGATCATGTTGTTCATTGGGAAATCAAGAGGGGAGAACAAGCAAAATACCCTAATTAAATTAGTCCTACAGAGAAGCATTTTTACAATAAAGTCGAATTGCTGTGCTATAGAAATATTTTCTGTGGAAATATGGGATGGTACAGTAGGTGCTATTTCTTTTATATACATTTCACAAAAAGCTATTATGCTGGCTTAATGATGATAGGACTAAACACCCCTCATCATATATTGAATTGCAGGAGTATATATGCAAGTGAATTTAATCTTTACACTGTAAGCAACGTGCTTCGCACAAACCTTGGATTGTCTTGAATATCATCATGGACCTTATCCTCAAGTTTATTGAGTTGAGGAGAAGCTATTTCTCTCAAGACACGACTGCTCTCCACACTGCTTCTTGAGAAGCGCCTAGCGCAACTCCTGGGACAAGCATTATTCAGATTAACACAAATTGGCTCTATTGCTGCACCTCCCACCATCTTAATTGCTCGAGGGGGTAAATGGGGATTGGCCATGTTGCTTGCTCGGGAAACATCACTGACTCTTTGAGAAGCTCCAGCATTCACTgtgttgtagaattcatataaAGGTGTCTGTAGTTTCTTTAGATCCATGGCCTGTCAAGAACCCAAAAAATTGTTAATTGAATTATTGTTTATTAGAAATAAAGGGGCTGAACTTCGAATTTGCCAAACATAACAAACACCTTTTCATCCAGAAATTCCTTTATTTTTGATTCTGTAAATTCATCATCCTCTTCACAGCTTCCTTCACAAGGGAAAGTAAAATCATTTTCAGACATCTGTCTTTCTGCAAGCTTGCCTAATCCACCAAACTCCCTTGATTGACTAAATCGTTGCTCTGGGCTTATGTCAAGCCTTCTGTCCCATTCATCAGATGGTTCACACATAGGATTGAAGCTCTGGAATTGACAGAAACATCACATAGCAGTAAGAACACCACTTAGGCAATTCAAAATACAAATTTCAGGGGTGTGAACAAGCTAAGTTTAGTAGTGAAAGTATATAAAATAGCAAGAGTGAAGCGCAAACTCTCTTACTGATCCAACCATTGGCACGTCATCATTGTCAGGAAACTGACTCATGTCATCATCATTGCGGTGCAGATCCCATACTGGTCTGGTGTCTGATGACTTGTATGAATTCAAGTTGCGTAGCTTGCCTGGGCGACTCAAGTCCCTATTCAGAAGTCGTGGAACTTGCTCAGTACAATACTGAAAGTGGACGCTCTACTAGGTTCAAGAATAAATTTACACCAGAAGTCACTTACGAGTCATCAGTTGGCATTAGATAGGCAGCAGGCTCGTTGCTGGTGGTTTCCTGTCAGTATTTACTTGGTTAGATTGCCATTTTAGGTCAAACAAGAGAGAAGAAGGGATAGTCAAATTAGCTCTGACAATCAAACCTTGGGCGCAGCATGATTAATCTGACAAAAATCCTCCATACCTCCTGTAACAAATGGGTGCTGCAAAAATGTTTAAAGGTGTTACTCTTTTCAAAGTATAACAATGTGCAATTATAGCTACTGAAATGCCACAGGCATTAATACAGGAAGTCTAATTTCCAATACCTGTAGTAagtctgatgcagcagatctCATTTCTGGTTCCCTGAAATAAGAATCAAGATTGTCAAGGTGCTTGAAATTGGAGTCATTTACTAGTTATTATTTCCAAGTGTAGAAAAAGTAAACTGAATTTCCTAGCTGATAAACTTAAACACAATTTCTTAAAGATCCATGTACCAACAAATGTTGACTGGACAACACATAATTGCCTCACAAGCAACAAATTATGTGCTAGTTATTATTGTACAACTTATTTTGTCCTTCTTCCATCCTTGGTTATATTAGGTGTTTATACATGTGCATACTTCATTGAATTTGTACCCATCTTTAGTCTTAGTAACCAATGAACAAAGATAATTGAAAGGCTTGGTAAATGCGATAGCAACACTTTAGGAAGATGGAGCACTTTCCACATCTAACACTTCAAAGTATGTAACAGAAAATAATTGTTTTATTTTAGAAAGTGTTTGCATTTACATCAAACACATGCTAGgacacagtttttttttaaaaaaaagaaacatgctTGTGCAGAACCCTGCAGTCTGAAGAGGGGACATCACAAAAGCAATCCAATGTGCTAATAAAGTTGTGCAATATTCCATTGTTATGTAACTGATATGCAACATTAATTAATTTAACTATGATGGAACAACAATCATGCAAATAAATCAACTAGTGCCCTTTCCAGATGATCATCCTAGGGAGTGCAAGTGTAGTTTTGTGAACACTGCAAATGAAAGTCTAGTACCTTGCTTTAAAAGTTACTTCTGTGATAATTTAGAGCTTTGAAAAAAGGTGTTATAAATTTGTGAAAGTCGTAACTTTAATATATCAGTTGTCAAATGTTGGAACATGTCTCTGCACAGCTATAAGTGTTATGATGATAGTTCTATCTCTATGTATAGTTGCATACATGACTAGGAGCACTCGTTTCAATTAAGATATGAAGTCAATAAATTATAAATTAACACTGAAACAAAAGGCTTTTTGtgattttttaacaaaaaatgTATAAGTTGGCAAAAGAAATTTCATGAATATAGAAAGTTCTCCATTAGACCACATGTCAAGGCTATTGAATTTTATCTTTACTCATTAGGCTGTAAGTTTTCCATGCAGCAATAATTGTCATTCATCAAGAGGTATAAGGCATAAAGATGTACTTTTGTAAGCATTTTAACAGAAAATCCTTGGCTTCTGCAGAGAGATGCTCTGGTATAGGTGGGTGTGATTTCGTCGTCCCAACATAATAAAGAAGAGAAACCTGAAAAGATTTAGTGACTGTTAATAATAATCAATGCCTATAAATTCCAGAAGACAAACATATGCTGCCATTTCACCTCTTGATATTCGTGACTCCAGGGAGGTTTGCCTGTCGCCATTTCAATAACAGTGCACCCAACACTCCATATATCAGCAGAACTGCAACAATGGATACTAAGTATCAAttcaaaagataaaaaaatgcAGCAGAAAGTGGCCCAAGTGCTTGGAATAAACTAGCAGGAGAGATATCTACTGCAAACTGAGCTAGGTGTACTCATGCAAATCCTTTGGAGCAGCAATTTGAAATGGAAAAAATTcagagaaaataaatgtgtaCAGAAATGTTTACATGAAGTAAAGGAAACTATAAGTAGTTCAATTACAAATAAAAAATGTTGGCAAATGGTAGTATGTCAGTAAGAAACGATGCTCCTGGTTCCTGTTTTGCTGTTTGTCCAATACCTTCAAGGATTTGTTACAAAAGTAGCAATATTATGGACATAATACAATTTTTTAGACAGAAACAAATTGTACTTATCAGGCTCCTATAGTTAAGGGAGATCACATATTATTCTTCATTATTAAAAAGTAACCACAGAGGTGCAATTTTCCTTTTCAACTATACAATGCTCAATACAAAAATAAAGTCATGGCTTACCAATTGTGGCCACTCCCAACAATAACCTCTGGTGCCATCCAATATGGTGTACCTTTCATCGACTTTGCAGCAGTTGCAGTTGCCTGACAGACATAGTAGTATGAGAAGGATTTAAACACATGCAAAATATAGACAATAAAAGGACACAAGGCGTGTTGTCTTGCAATGATGTATAGAATTGAACAAGAATAAAGTTGTTTCTGTGTTTCCCTTTTAGCCATCTCACATGGCTCTATAATGAGTTCTGCTATAATTTATTTACTTTACTTTAATAGAGCTTAAAAATGGATAAGAATGGGCAGGAAACTTCAAAGCGTATAAAAAATAGAAGTCAAATTTTAAGTTAGATCTAGCACATGGTTAAACTTGACTTGAACTAGGATTAACAAATGAATCACAAGACATGCGGACAACAAATATTGGACATAACTAACAATACACTCACCAACTTTTCTACTTGTTTAGATGCTCCAAAATCCGCTAACTTGATGCATCCTTTGTTATCAACAAGTATGTTTGCTCCCTGAAATATGGTAGAATCTTAAGAACTCCGTATCATAATCTCATCATCAAAAACATTTAAGGACGTAGAGTTTAATTACTGGAGAAATACTCATGCCTTTATATCCCTATGTATGATTCCATTTCGATGCAAATACTCCAAGCCATGCAAAAGCTGTTTAGTGTACTTCCTGATGACCTGAAAACAAATAAAGTGAATGAAAAATTACTCTTCACTGACCAACTcatcataaaaaataaaaaaaaacaaagagaatATGTAATACTAACAGCCTCAGGGAATGATCCGAGCCTCCCAAGTAATGACTGTATCGAGCCCCCAGGAACAAATTCTAGCAAAATATTTAGTGTATTTTCCTCCTGTACTGTTCCAATATATCTCTGATCAAACAACACCAAAGGTATCAAACACTACTGCCAAAAGAAAGGTTAACCATGTCAAAATTTATAGCGCACTTACAACAATGTTAGTATGTTTGAGGTTCTTAAGCATTCTCACTTCGTCCTCAAGCTCCCTTACATGTGCCTAGTCaagaaaattttatataagCATCATTTTAGGATCCGCTAAGAAAGCGAATTTGCGAATTGGGCAAACGGCAAAGATAAGCAAGCTAGAAGAGCAAAGATACTCACTTGGGCCTTCTCTCTTGTCGCGTTGCTGCTTCCGATTAGAACCTGCAACCAAAAAAACCAGCAAGAGGTCCATCAGATCGCCCAAAAACTTCCCCCAACATAAAGCCTAGCTTCATAGTGGAAGCTTCCTAACCTGCTTGACGGCCAGGAGCTCGCCGGAGTGGAGGTCCATGCCGAGGTAGACCTGCCCGAACGCGCCGCTCCCGATGAGGTCGCCCTTCCGCCACCGGATCGGCGgattctcctcccctccgccagTTCCTTCTCCCACCACACCGCCACATCCGTCTGAGGCTgaggccccggccccggccccggcggtgggcgggggcggcgactGAGGCGGCGGAAGGAGGCGCGTGGGCGAGGGGCTCTTAGCCGCCATCCCAAGCAGCCCCATCCCCCGCGACCTGCGGAGGCGGCTGCTGATCCGCTCCCTGAACCCTCCACCACCCGCGGCGgcgaaggaagaggagggggaagCGGCGGCCTCGTCGAGCGCGGAGGCGCCCGAGCGGAAGGAGATGGAGCGGCGCACGGAGTCGAACAGATCGtggaacccgccgccgcctgcgtcgTCGCGCCGCATGGTGTGGCCGGCCGTCAGCGGCGAGGAGCGGAAGGGGGTGGGATCGAGTGGGGAATTGGGGATTTGGTGATTTCCTTGGCTTCGATCTCTGCGGTGTGGCTCGGCGATTTGAAAATCTTGGCGTTGGGGGAGGCGGGGTTGGACGTAAATGACCCTGCCGACTCGACCGTTGGGACGGGACGGACGGGGATTTGGTTTTGAGGGTACAGTGGGCTTTAAGGGTGGGCCAAAATTCGGGCCGTAGAAACATGCTAATTCGCACATAAGCGTTCATGGGTTTGGTTCCATGAACTTTgcatcacatcgaatattcgatgctaattataaggacataagttaattataaaaataattacacagatagaggctaagACGAATGTATTAAGTCTAATCAATcaattattagcaaatggttactgtagcatcatattgtcaaatcatggactaattaggctttatagattcatctcgtaaattagtctccatatgtgcaattggttttgtaattagtccatatttaatactcctaattaatatctaaacattcgatgtgataggaattttagaatcTCCTAAAGAACCAAAACACCCCCTAACACATTCtactccatcgccgccgccatggaacTAGTGGAACttatacttttttttaaaaaagcaatGGAACTTATCACCGTCGCAGAGAAATACTCGTACCTTTATATCCCTACGTATGATTCGTGAGCCGCCTCAGCTCGAACGATTCAATTCGGGTCGACCTCTCAAAGGAAGTGAGCCCAAGTCTAGATTTCAGCTGATTTTCTTAACAAGCGCCCACAACTAATATGACAATACTAGACTTAGTTTTCATTAAACTACTGGTATTATTTGGCTAAAATGAAATTTTCATTCAACTTATAAGTCAAAAAAAGTACTAATTAAGACTATTTTAAGTCTTCAAACATCTATTTTGTCCCAATATATTAACTTGTTATTTATATCTCTGATATCGCTTGATCTATACTTTTAGATATTGCTATTATGCTTAATATTATTATATGTTATactctctgttccaaattgaAAGTCATTTTAACTTTCTTTGAAACTcaaaagtttgaccaaatttatacaataaagttcTAATATTTCTTAAACCGAATAAGTACTATTAGAtcctttattaaatatattttcatagtatatttaTTCGGTTCATGTCCATAAATCTTTgtaatcctctctataattttggtcaaacataaaaaaatgattgactctccaagaaagttagaatgatctacaatttgaaacgagaGTACAAGCTAGTGGCCATCATTCTTGAAACAAGATACAAGGAGTATTTGTCGTAGCGTTTGTCATATGCTCCTAAATGGCATCTTTGACTAGTATTCTCTCGGCCATATATAGGTATGCTAAATAAAGATTATCTGATGCTGTACGTGCCAAGTGGAGCAAGTGGCCCCAGTATTTGGTGCTATTTACTTAAACGCATCAGTATCAATACATACCGGCACATATATATCAATATTTTAGCCGGTTTGCAAATCAACAATAGTTATAAATGtattggtttgaattttgaatgatTGCAATGAATTTGAACGGTTACGCACGCGATAGTCGAGAGAGAAGTTGAAGAGGTATCTTTTGATGACGGGTATGAAGTCGAGAGAGAAGAGTTGAACCGCTGTGGTCTTTTCGATGATGGGGGTGCGAAATCGACAGAGATcaatcactttatatcctttcACTCTATATATTTAAAGGCATGACCACTCCAAGTATATGCACGATCAATCCACTCTCACTCCAAAAgtctctctctccatctctgCATTTCTACTTACCTCTTTCAAGAATATCAAAGAAATGGCGGTGTCGGATGCCTATCGCGGAGATGTTCGTCTCTCGCGCATCTTGCAACATTTTGACATCTGGGATGGTGATCAGGATCGCGTCGTGGTCGCCAATGTGTTGAAGCATCACTTTTATCCTTTGGTCACTGCAAGCACGTGCATCGGCACATGCCTAGGTACATACAAGGACTAGAAGACCACGAAGGATGACGATGGCGGAGCAGCTATCGCCGACACCTACCCCACCTTACTTTCATCTTCTGCAGACGTTGACAAACTGCATGGTCACACCTGTTGTTTCTACAAGGAGTTCATTCCTTTCACGCGGGTGAAGAAACTCTAAATCCATGACACTAACCACGAGTTAGCCGGACGTCTAGGCAGATGTATTGATCGCTTGTATTTAATAAAATTTTTATATATGTACTTATTTGTAATGAAGTGGTTTCCATTTATGTAAATAATTAACTTGCATGTATTCTATTTgctttacctttttttttactttttattaCACAAACCGGTGTAATTTAGCACCGGCACATATATTTGTATATTCTAGCCGGCTTAGAACTAAACCGATTAGAATAGTTATTTAATGTAGCGATATGAATTTTGACCGATTTGGCTACGAGCAATAAAGAGAGAAATAACTCATCATCTTCTCTCGGAGCATGTGCAGTGTGAATTTATGAACCTGGAAGGTTGAAGGCTTTCATCTTGCATTGCAAGTTTGTTGCCGCATATACAGCTAGTGTTGTGAGCTTAgaatagacatccaactcctacactcgcgagtgacaggaaatcacttggcttttaccgttttcctatttaagcaaagcatctactcggtccaacagctagtgttcagatcaagggagctaagttatgcatctagggttccaaacaactcctatacgtaaatgcacaagcaggttaaagaaggcatgcgcaagtctggtagaacataggggattcatgcatccggggcttgccttcgagcaaggaggaagggaactgctcgacttcgggggcagcttcggcttctggaagcaggagctcagctacaccgtcgtcttctggcgccgggtgcagctcgtagtagccgtcggcgagacgcagctctacacgagtgcaatgcattagttagcatagacagttatttcaacagcaacacttgcaagtctgagcccagaaacttgcgacaagttacaggagggtggggaggttcaatggagttgatggagatcaagaggtaagggtcggagggaaggaacttatgatctgacccttaatctaggggatttgatgtactaggggtcctcagactcaacgctgaaaggtccccaagttttacacatacaccctcggttcaaagaaaaagatacagctgagccctcgggcgaggcggagaagggtcggcgaaacagacagggtcgggcgagacgaaaccggggtcgggcggataggaggggtcggatgaagcgaacaggggtcggcagcttaccttcgtcttacagagaaggcttgggcggaagaactaagggcttgggacagcggcgaggatgtccgacGGTattccgacggcggcggtgcttcttgtggatcacaagcaagctcttgggcagcactgaaagcagtggctggcaGATTGGGGAAAGTGGTGTTTGcgtggagaggagagttcctcagacttaggtggtggcgctgtgagctcgaacagggagtaagagagatggcagctagggcagaGGGGAACTCCGACGGGACTCTggcatcccattttatagctgcgcggaagagggaagggggagagTGACACGAAGgctggggaagaagcgatggagtgctttgtccgggcggcgattgagcgacgagggcggtggagcaggacttcggggatgacgccggtggtcattgggcactgacgtcagggcggcgcaggcgcgagtttgccggtggttgagatttggcggaggtgggcgtcgtcgtgcggtggatctgatggaagtgaccgggaaaacagcgctaggaacgagggcgcacaggtgagaagacaggcggctgcggtcgcgcgggcaagcgtggagcaacagattgtcgggacagcttctgacagggtgggaaaaaggagttgtcgctgccgcagtctgggttggcggaggaggaatcttcacgtagcgaagaccggggcggcgcggctgtggcgaagtgacggaaaagacgggcggcatcgggctctgcggccgggagctggcgatgtgatgatgggcgcgggcagcgaggtgctgcagaaagggtagcaggggagcttccgccgcgattggggaagggggcgcgagaatccattcggtcgtgggccgaagacgaggcggagcagcgggcgtcggaggagttgagccacgcggcgggggaaaactgaagcgggcatgcaactcgagtgcgcctgtcgcgggagatctgggggaaaagatctcgtgggcccaccggtcagtctcggtggtccacggcttgAACTGAAGGGCGACGCTGTGTgatggcttaggaagatccgaTGGTGGggtgggggtcggcggggtcgggactgggaAGACCACGGCGAGAGGTCGGATCGAAgggtcggaagatctgggggttgaacacttaggctttgGAAAAACTGAGAcagggatcagggactcggattaagattgacgcgaaggatttttatccgaggccgttacagcGATCCTCGCCTGCCTTCATCGCCGCCTTTGTCTCTCGAGTAGTCCTTACATTGGCAGGGTCCACCCTAGCAACGAGGGGCTCTGGGTCATCTTTAATCTCAATGACCTCCTTGATTgctggcagctgctgctgcacaaCTTCAATAGTCATCCTCTCCGCCTTGGTCACCTCCTCGACTACTTGCAAACCACAAATGCCATATTGAGTATACATGGTGGTATGGGAGTCACTTACTcgtactcgatcctcaggatcttgccCTTCTTTGAAGGTTATTACCGGTGGAGGTACGTCTTTGGTAGTTAGAGGCTTCTTCACCGCACGCTTCCCAGCGACAGTCCGCTTCTTCCTTGGTGGCGGAGCTAGCGCAGCCTCCAGATCATCTTCAGCCGCTCGCTTTGATGACCTAGAGGATGACCCAGCCTTGTTTGATGGCCGGGCCTTGAGCACAAAGTCCTCTGCAGCTTCAGAATCAGAGCTACTGAAGGACTCAATttcgtcttcttcatcctccttGGCTTCACTCTATACGCTCACAGCCATATGGATGCGAGGAGCAGCTTCAGTGTCTTCTTatttaggaggaggaggagcggagcagTACAAGTGTACATCTTCCTACACAGGCAGACAAGTCAGTACattaaaaattacaaaaataagtactcgggggctgcggcCATAGGTACTTACAGTGCTTGGCGGGTTGGCGGCGCAGAATTCCCGCACAATTGTCGGGATTTCACTTTCATTTTTGAATAGGCACCTCAATCGTGCCATGACCTCGTCAACACTAAGTTCCTCTGGAGACATCCTGGATGGGTTGTTGATGCCTATGTAGTCATAGCCCTAGGTACACCACAGTTGCAGGGGTTGAACTCACTtcttcatgaagctgaaggctacTCCGACTCCTGTTAGCCCTTATTGCTTGTGTTTTGCTATCCTGTGCAGGAGCTCGGGTAGCTGCAGGCAGTCTTCATGGGAAGGCTCATCCAGCTACCTATTGTTCCAAGTTGGGCAATGGCCTATCAATTTTGGGAGCTTGGGATCATGGTTGCTGATGAAgcaccacctctccttccaTCCAGAATGCGAGTCAATCAACTCATAGTCCAAGTAAAGGCccttcaccttcttcctcaACTGGATTCTAGCCCCTCCGACTACCTCCGTGTATTCTCTCTTGGGTTGTGGCTTGACGCGGAAGAATTTGCGGAAGAGCTGAAAGTGTCACTGGATCCCCAAGAAAGCCTTGCACAAATGTACAAAGATTGCGGCATGCAAAATGCtgttgggattcaagtggatgAGTTCCAGCTTGTAATAATCCAGAAGATCATGGAAGAAATCAGAGGCGGATAAGGCAAGGCCATGCTCAATTAAATGTGCGAAGATTACCATCTCCTCCGGGTACTCCTCCAGCGGCCACAGGTTGTTGAATGCAAGCCTCCAGTTGATAACATCTTTCTCCTGGAGGAGGTTGGCCACCACCAGTACCTTGATGTCCTCTTCCTTCAGCGATGAGCGCTTCCAGGCACATGCAGGGAATGGCGGCATGGTTTGGTCTGTCTTTCCATACTTGGGGGCTGGCAgttggatctctttcttcttgtctGCTTTCTTCTTCCCACCTTCCACCGCCTTGTCCACTGCtgctttcttccccatccttgtTGCCACGAGGGTCTTCCTTCACATACGCTCGGGAGCTAAGTGGTGGGGGACGGCGGCACTAGAGCTTAAGGATCAAGCAGCGGGGCGCTAGGACTACAGTGCagaagttgaaagagcagatggcacaggtaaaatggaagggatgttttcctccattatttataaccgcagcaTAGTAACAGCAGTGGAATTAAGGGAATATTTTGGTTTCACAGACCCGAAGATTTCGCACCTGATTGGTAgttaccattatttttggaagagataacgTTACTGTTGATGGACagtcacgttgaccaaaggttgacccttatactcGCCAAACTAGttgtgtaacggctcgggggctgtgtgccatgtgcccatcagctaaaaagttttttctttgagttttaaggaaaaagagatgcaaattacagattgaccctcaacctgatgcttcgattcaacctaaggctcaggggctacccatatggagtgcgactttcgtcgcacttccatataaaaattcaaggGGTGAaaattcaagaccaagttaaatgaggcttgagcacattctggCCGCATGGCAGTGCTCGGGTATATTTGAAGACTCAACACGATGGaatactcaaagagcaccaaaactagttagAGAAACTTACAAAAGTACTTGGAACTACtgtatttgactaaaaagtactcgggacttgttgtacatatatctatgggcccaccagaaggtttggacaatcctagatatagggctagacaccgagacgtgtcatacatggagactacggtgcaagaCGGCGTGGTGTACgtggcaagacaggaactagtcgaggattaggaaaattactcatagcaattagagtaggactcatctagtcaaatccgactagtattcttgtaaaaaaCTAACCTGTAACCCTTCCACCgataatataaggcgaggcaggtaccccctccaaagcaattcaatccaaccaacacacatgacgtagggtattatgtaatctagtggtccgaacctgtctaaatcatgtgtctaaGTTCACCTTTAAGTTCCTGATCTCTGCGAGCCCCACGAACTAAACattacctcgggtaccccctcggtaggttgccgggtctaaacaccgacagtacCTAGATTTGTTTAATTTAGTAACTACGTTCTTGGATTAAATACTTATTTAATATTTGTGCTTGTTTTTATATTATTATTCTCTTTTTTGAATGCTACTTAAATTAAATGGTTATTTaatatttgttcttttttttacatTATTGTTGTCTTCTTAAATGGTCATTGTAgtgcaatataaatattttgttgcccatagcaacgcacgggtacgATCCTAGTAACATATTCTAACCGGTAGAAAAGTACACTGGCATGTTTATCTGAGTTATCTGTGTCGGTTCAGACACCAGCACGAATAACCTACCCCGTTCGTATCGGCTCTGTGGTAGTGGGCCCAGCACCGGGACGAATGAGGGTTTCACGCTAGCACGTATGAGGATCGTTGCAGTAGTGAGGGGCTAGCTTTTAGCTGTGCAGTACCTCGACTTTCAGTTAATAACAGCTAGACATGTATACGTTGCATACTAATTTGAACCTTTTAATTGTCTTAACCTTATGATTATGGAGAGCGAAACCTTACAGCCTTCGGCCTGCATTTGGAAGCAGACGTGTAGCTCACATATCAGTTTACCAGTTCAAAGAGGAAACAACCAACAAATTGGTACGGTGGTCGCGGAAACAAAAAGTATTATTATTGGTATGTAAGTGGTACCTCCAACAAGGTGTAATTTTAACCAAGGATAACTTCGCTAAAAGTAACTGGTCTGGAAGTCAAAAATATTGTTTCTGTGATTGTAATGAAACGATTAAACACATCTTCTTTGATTGCCACCATGCTAAGTCTATTTGGAGGATTGTTCATATAGCTATTGGGTTAACC
The genomic region above belongs to Setaria italica strain Yugu1 chromosome VI, Setaria_italica_v2.0, whole genome shotgun sequence and contains:
- the LOC101777758 gene encoding mitogen-activated protein kinase kinase kinase NPK1, with the protein product MRRDDAGGGGFHDLFDSVRRSISFRSGASALDEAAASPSSSFAAAGGGGFRERISSRLRRSRGMGLLGMAAKSPSPTRLLPPPQSPPPPTAGAGAGASASDGCGGVVGEGTGGGEENPPIRWRKGDLIGSGAFGQVYLGMDLHSGELLAVKQVLIGSSNATREKAQAHVRELEDEVRMLKNLKHTNIVRYIGTVQEENTLNILLEFVPGGSIQSLLGRLGSFPEAVIRKYTKQLLHGLEYLHRNGIIHRDIKGANILVDNKGCIKLADFGASKQVEKLATATAAKSMKGTPYWMAPEVIVGSGHNCSADIWSVGCTVIEMATGKPPWSHEYQEVSLLYYVGTTKSHPPIPEHLSAEAKDFLLKCLQKEPEMRSAASDLLQHPFVTGGMEDFCQINHAAPKETTSNEPAAYLMPTDDSDLSRPGKLRNLNSYKSSDTRPVWDLHRNDDDMSQFPDNDDVPMVGSSFNPMCEPSDEWDRRLDISPEQRFSQSREFGGLGKLAERQMSENDFTFPCEGSCEEDDEFTESKIKEFLDEKAMDLKKLQTPLYEFYNTVNAGASQRVSDVSRASNMANPHLPPRAIKMVGGAAIEPICVNLNNACPRSCARRFSRSSVESSRVLREIASPQLNKLEDKVHDDIQDNPSLSFSKIQKWKEELDQELKREREMRSGGYGKASSPSPRSRRLTGKRDRSPVY